From Ictidomys tridecemlineatus isolate mIctTri1 chromosome 2, mIctTri1.hap1, whole genome shotgun sequence, the proteins below share one genomic window:
- the Tmem221 gene encoding transmembrane protein 221 isoform X2, whose amino-acid sequence MARSYGGRVLAAMTLLGIPAAVLAALAAQLLFQLQAGRAELRGPRADVLGPELGTGPGLPEDAAGALLPLAAALAALALVLGLTCLLLAALCGHLGAELARGPSPGRSDWFLYDCRHLRHVALGLFCCGVSVYLAALSIYALLLFEIETGAAAASILGSGALVLVAILTHTLLRAARATHHGLRELSPPSFEDNSARPAEVSKDSPRAQPQHDEEIEAPRGAVTHQRSQF is encoded by the exons ATGGCTCGGTCCTACGGCGGCCGGGTGCTGGCCGCGATGACCCTGCTGGGCATTCCCGCGGCGGTGCTGGCGGCCCTGGCCGCGCAGCTGCTGTTCCAGCTGCAGGCGGGACGCGCTGAGCTGCGGGGGCCGCGCGCCGACGTGCTGGGCCCGGAGCTGGGCACCGGCCCGGGGCTGCCCGAGGACGCGGCCGGGGCGCTGCTGCCGCTGGCCGCCGCGCTGGCCGCGCTCGCCCTGGTGCTCGGCCTCACCTGCCTGCTCCTCGCGGCGCTCTGTGGGCACCTGGGCGCGGAGCTGGCGCGAGGACCCAGCCCTGGCAG GTCTGACTGGTTTCTCTACGACTGCCGCCACCTCCGGCACGTGGCCCTTGGCCTCTTCTGCTGCGGGGTCTCCGTCTACCTGGCAG CGCTGTCCATCTATGCCCTGCTGCTTTTTGAGATTGAGACGGGCGCCGCGGCGGCCTCCATCCTGGGCTCCGGTGCCCTGGTTCTGGTGGCCATTCTGACCCACACCCTGCTCCGGGCTGCCCGGGCCACCCACCATGGTCTCCGTGAACTGTCCCCACCATCCTTTGAAGATAATTCTGCACGTCCTGCCGAAGTCTCCAAGGACAGCCCCAGGGCTCAGCCCCAGCATG atgaggaaatcgaGGCCCCAAGAGGGGCAGTGACTCACCAGAGGTCCCAGTTCTGA
- the Nxnl1 gene encoding nucleoredoxin-like protein 1 isoform X1 codes for MVSLFSGRVLIRNNSDQDELDTEAEVSRRLENRLVLLFFGAAACPKCQAFVPILKDFFVRLTDEFYVLRAAQLALVYVSQDPTEEQQELFLKDMPKKWLFLPFKDDLRRNVLEDKGRPPSGNAIETSLKSRSQRMRLEEVSLKISPGRDLGRQFSVEHLPTVVVLKPGGDVLTRDATAEIQRLGPACFANWQEAAEVLDRNFLLPEDLDDPAPRSLLEPLRRRKYRVDEETRGGRGPKGRTPF; via the exons ATGGTCTCCCTGTTCTCTGGCCGCGTCCTGATCCGCAATAACAGCGACCAGGATGAGCTGGACACCGAGGCCGAGGTCAGCCGCAGGCTGGAGAACCGTCTGGTGCTGCTGTTCTTTGGCGCCGCGGCTTGTCCCAAGTGTCAGGCCTTCGTGCCCATCCTCAAGGACTTCTTTGTGAGGCTCACAGATGAGTTCTATGTGCTGCGGGCGGCCCAGTTGGCCCTGGTGTACGTGTCGCAGGATCCCACAGAAGAGCAGCAGGAGCTGTTCCTCAAGGACATGCCCAAGAAGTGGCTCTTCCTGCCCTTCAAGGATGATCTGAGGAG GAACGTTCTGGAGGACAAAGGGAGGCCCCCAAGTGGAAATGCAATAGAAACCTCACTGAAATCCAGGAGTCAGAGAATGCGTCTGGAGGaagtgtctttaaaaatatccccAGGCAG GGACCTCGGGCGCCAGTTCTCGGTGGAGCACCTGCCCACGGTCGTGGTGCTGAAGCCGGGCGGGGACGTGCTCACTCGTGACGCGACGGCTGAGATCCAGCGCCTGGGCCCAGCTTGCTTCGCCAACTGGCAAGAGGCGGCCGAAGTGCTGGACCGCAACTTTCTGCTCCCCGAGGACCTGGACGACCCGGCGCCGCGGAGCCTCCTGGAGCCGCTGCGACGCCGCAAGTACCGAGTGGACGAGGAGACGAGGGGCGGGCGCGGCCCGAAGGGCAGGACCCCGTTCTGA
- the Nxnl1 gene encoding nucleoredoxin-like protein 1 isoform X2 has product MVSLFSGRVLIRNNSDQDELDTEAEVSRRLENRLVLLFFGAAACPKCQAFVPILKDFFVRLTDEFYVLRAAQLALVYVSQDPTEEQQELFLKDMPKKWLFLPFKDDLRRDLGRQFSVEHLPTVVVLKPGGDVLTRDATAEIQRLGPACFANWQEAAEVLDRNFLLPEDLDDPAPRSLLEPLRRRKYRVDEETRGGRGPKGRTPF; this is encoded by the exons ATGGTCTCCCTGTTCTCTGGCCGCGTCCTGATCCGCAATAACAGCGACCAGGATGAGCTGGACACCGAGGCCGAGGTCAGCCGCAGGCTGGAGAACCGTCTGGTGCTGCTGTTCTTTGGCGCCGCGGCTTGTCCCAAGTGTCAGGCCTTCGTGCCCATCCTCAAGGACTTCTTTGTGAGGCTCACAGATGAGTTCTATGTGCTGCGGGCGGCCCAGTTGGCCCTGGTGTACGTGTCGCAGGATCCCACAGAAGAGCAGCAGGAGCTGTTCCTCAAGGACATGCCCAAGAAGTGGCTCTTCCTGCCCTTCAAGGATGATCTGAGGAG GGACCTCGGGCGCCAGTTCTCGGTGGAGCACCTGCCCACGGTCGTGGTGCTGAAGCCGGGCGGGGACGTGCTCACTCGTGACGCGACGGCTGAGATCCAGCGCCTGGGCCCAGCTTGCTTCGCCAACTGGCAAGAGGCGGCCGAAGTGCTGGACCGCAACTTTCTGCTCCCCGAGGACCTGGACGACCCGGCGCCGCGGAGCCTCCTGGAGCCGCTGCGACGCCGCAAGTACCGAGTGGACGAGGAGACGAGGGGCGGGCGCGGCCCGAAGGGCAGGACCCCGTTCTGA
- the Tmem221 gene encoding transmembrane protein 221 isoform X1, translating to MARSYGGRVLAAMTLLGIPAAVLAALAAQLLFQLQAGRAELRGPRADVLGPELGTGPGLPEDAAGALLPLAAALAALALVLGLTCLLLAALCGHLGAELARGPSPGRSDWFLYDCRHLRHVALGLFCCGVSVYLAALSIYALLLFEIETGAAAASILGSGALVLVAILTHTLLRAARATHHGLRELSPPSFEDNSARPAEVSKDSPRAQPQHGTHRRTPYSFCLELGDPLRAMATATAPKSLGGGRESSLPTPRMHRTLSPGMGPWEGVTQEMRSMLGHRPRATGKDSTLV from the exons ATGGCTCGGTCCTACGGCGGCCGGGTGCTGGCCGCGATGACCCTGCTGGGCATTCCCGCGGCGGTGCTGGCGGCCCTGGCCGCGCAGCTGCTGTTCCAGCTGCAGGCGGGACGCGCTGAGCTGCGGGGGCCGCGCGCCGACGTGCTGGGCCCGGAGCTGGGCACCGGCCCGGGGCTGCCCGAGGACGCGGCCGGGGCGCTGCTGCCGCTGGCCGCCGCGCTGGCCGCGCTCGCCCTGGTGCTCGGCCTCACCTGCCTGCTCCTCGCGGCGCTCTGTGGGCACCTGGGCGCGGAGCTGGCGCGAGGACCCAGCCCTGGCAG GTCTGACTGGTTTCTCTACGACTGCCGCCACCTCCGGCACGTGGCCCTTGGCCTCTTCTGCTGCGGGGTCTCCGTCTACCTGGCAG CGCTGTCCATCTATGCCCTGCTGCTTTTTGAGATTGAGACGGGCGCCGCGGCGGCCTCCATCCTGGGCTCCGGTGCCCTGGTTCTGGTGGCCATTCTGACCCACACCCTGCTCCGGGCTGCCCGGGCCACCCACCATGGTCTCCGTGAACTGTCCCCACCATCCTTTGAAGATAATTCTGCACGTCCTGCCGAAGTCTCCAAGGACAGCCCCAGGGCTCAGCCCCAGCATGGTACCCACCGTCGGACCCCATATTCATTCTGCCTGGAGCTTGGGGACCCCCTTAGGGCCATGGCCACTGCCACAGCACCCAAATCCCTGGGGGGAGGCCGGGAGAGCAGCCTGCCTACACCCCGCATGCACCGGACACTGTCGCCTGGCATGGGGCCCTGGGAGGGGGTCACTCAAGAGATGCGGAGCATGCTGGGCCACAGACCAAGGGCCACAGGAAAGGACTCAACGCTGGTGTGA